Genomic window (Penaeus vannamei isolate JL-2024 chromosome 7, ASM4276789v1, whole genome shotgun sequence):
TTTTAGAGCAACGTCCAGCGCCGTCTGTTGCCACGAAGCGGCAGCAGCTTCGTCTCATGAATTTATGACGTGTGCAGAGCGTCGTCACCTCTaacgtccctctcccccttcctcccgcagcTTCGATGACAGTAGCAGCTTGAGTTCGGGGGTGAGCGACACCCTCAACGAGATGTCGGCGGAGGATGTCCTCTCCTCGTCCCTGTCCTCGGACCACCCGGCTTACGTCAAGGTAGTGTCacgtctctttgtgtgtgtgtgtgtgtgtgtgcatgtgcgtgtgcgtgtgcgtgtgcggcgtgtgtgtgtagcttgtttgtatgtttgcttgtatTAGTGCGTTTTGTGTCCGAATTTGTTCGTGTATGGACGTGTTTCATGTTAGTCATTAGAGATCCCTATTCTTTTACGTTTGGTATTCGCTCAGCCGAAGTCTAAAAATTCTGTCAGCAAAATGATAAATTTGGTGCGAGTGTGCGCTTATATTATCCGTGACTGCGCCCCAGGAAGGCCATAATTTAAACAAGGCCAGGAAGCCCTTGGGTCATGAATTTCCTGCCATGTGTCAGTGTGATCGTCAACATTGTTTTCTGGTCTTGCGAGGGTTAAAGGAGATGGGGGCATTGtaggagactctctctctctctctctctctctctctctctctctctctctctctctctctctctctctctctctctctctctctctctctctctctctctctctctctctctctctcgttctccctctccctccccctccccatccccctccctcctccctctctcttccctcccttcccccttcctcccccccctctctcctttctctctctctcttctctttctccaatctctctcactctctctctctctctctctctctctctctctctctctctctctctctctctctctctctctctctctctctctctctctctctctctctctctctctctctctctctctctctctctctctttctctctttctctctccatcgttctcgtcctcatcctctcccttcctccctccttctctcttccctctcttctctcttccctctcccacttcccctccctcccttccccctctctctttctctctctctctctctctctctctctctctctctctctctctctctctctctctctctctctctctctctctctctctctctctcactctctctcactctctctctctttctctcactctctctttctctcactctctctctttctctctctctctctctttctctctctctctctttctctctctctctcactcactccctttctctcactctctcactctctcactctctctctctttcactctctttctctctctctctctctctctctctctcgccctctccctctccctctccctctccctctccctccccctcaaggcTGTTTCCCAATTTTTATGTGTGCAGCATAgttcatattgtttttattgaaatTACTTTGGGTCCCAGTGTATAACATTTTCCGGCAATATGCTTCTCTCGAGGCAAAAGCCTTAGATTGCCTCATTTGGAGGAAGCAAAGAGACGGTTATCAGGATGCTAATGTAAAATAACGTCCCTCAATGGCGCTGAAGTGAAAAGAGGATAAGGAACCGCAgagttgtgtgtgtttgaaacaGATGCGGGCGTTTCTGCTAGTACTTTGGTTTTCGGAgacattcgtatgtgtgtgtgtgcaagtgtgtatgtttgtgtgtgtgtttgtgtgtgtgtgttatgcatgtatgtgtgtgtgtgtgtgtgtgtgtgtgcgtatgtgtgtgtgtgtgtgtgtgtgtgcaagtgtgtgtgtttgtgtgtgtgcatgcatgtatgtatgcatatgcgtgtgtatgtgtgtgcgcacgcacatgtatgtgtgtgtgtgcgtgcgtgtgtatgtttgtgtgtgcgtatgtatgtatgtatctatgcatgtgtatatgggtgtgcgtgtgtgcgtgttggcaTGTACATGTGCCTGCCTATgctcatgtgtgcatgtgcgtactttgcagtgtgtgtaatatatacatacatacataatagttacatacacataaatgtatatgtttgtgtatgtgtgtgtgtgtgtgtttgtttgtgtacgcgtgcgtgtgtgtgaatgtacacatTTGTGCATTcgggtttgtatgtgtttgtgcacacgTGTCCTAGAACTGTCCTTGTGGTTGCATGCGTGTAGATGGTAATGGCAGTTGTGACATGTGGGTGTGGCTGACCGCAAGATATATTGAGTTATGGCTGGTTTCCAGAGACtgtttattgatctatctttATGTTCTTGGGTAGCTGCTGTATGTATCAAGGCAGCTTACCAGTAATGCATGTGAGGCCtttcattaattttttaaaagaaatagaaaaagtttAATGAGTTTGTGATTgtctgatgaggataatggtatttAAGTTTTATCAAGATTATTGATTTGCATTGTTTCCATTTTAGATGGCAACATGTAAATTACACCCAATTTCTCAAGTTTGTTGAGACTCTTGTGTTAGGACATCTTGCTGATGAGGGAACCTTGCCCTCACACCTCATTCATCTCCATTTAGAATATATTGATTTTGTGATGTGTAGCTTTATCATCAGTTTGCTCACACTTTTACATACTCCTTGAGCAAGTACATGCAGTTTTCAGTTATACTGTTATTAGATATGTGAATATACTAACAAGCTCTGTGCTTGCATATATGgctacatgcttacatacatatacacatggacGCATAgacagtataaacacacacacacacacacacacacacacacacacacacacacacacacacacacacacacacacacacacacacacacacacacacacacacacacacacacacacatctacgaaGCTAATATAGGCCATGACATCTGATAATGTTCAACACTTTGATAACTCCGTTCCTTCCTCTTCACAGCAGGGTCGTAGCATGAAGGAGGTTGGCCTGAAACTCCCGGTGGGTCTGAGTGGGTCATCGTCCAGGAAGGTAGCCATGGGTGTAGATCCCTCTGGCGTGTATAAAGTAGTATCCAGCCGAGCTCATGTCAAGAAGACAGAGAGCGCCCAACAGACTGATAATAGTGCCTTTAAGTAAGTCATTTGGATCTTAGTCTTGTTTCTAACTTAAGAGTGACAATGACTGATATAGTATTATGCACACATTAACATTATTTAACTTGATTGAACAGCTATtgaatgatatttatttttttatattattattattattattcctaatcATATGATTTTATATCTTCAGACAAATATCAAACACACAGTGGAAAAAATATgtagaaaatgggaaaggaagccTTGAACGTTCAGCCAGAGATTTACAGAGAGGCATTGATCCATCAAGTGGAAGCTCACGTAAAGTAGACCACAAAAAGTCCAACTTGGGTTCTCCACAAACTGGAGTTCCCAGCAGTCCAGGACTAAATGGTAGTTCTGGGGTATCTGGTAGTGCCTCAGGTGGATCTAGGAAGGTGGATAAGAAAGGAACcagtggagaaaagagaagagaaggagagagaagtagcaGAGACAAGTCTGCTGTTGCCATGTCTCCTCAGGTGAATGGGGAATCAAAGAAAATTCAGAATCCCAAGACTGCTCCCAGTAACTTTGGATACAATGGAAAGAGAACCACTAGTACTGGCAGTGTATCAAGCACTGGCAGTGGAAAGGGTAGTAAGTCTGTTAAAGAGGTAGACAGTGCTGGTGGCAGCAGCTCTCGTCATGACAGCTCTAGTCACAGCTTGGAAAGACCAAGAACCAAACTTAAGGTGTCTGGAGGCACACAAACCACCAGCGACCTTCATTATATGTCTACAGGAGTCCATAGTGATAGCGAGTATTCATCAGGTTCTCTTGGCAGAAAGTACCAACTCAAGTCCTATTCTTTAAATGGTCCAGTTGCTGCTCAGCTGTCACAGAGCGTGCGGGAAAGAATCATGCAGTCTCCTTATGGCAAAATTCATGTAGGAGAATATGGACAGTATCCTCCTGCATATTATCGGGAACGAAGTCCTCGCATCAAACCCACAGATGGCTCATTAAGCGATTCTCCATATTCCAATTATGCAGAGATACAGTATAGTGGAAGTCCATATAGTAGCCCCTATTCCTGGGTATCCAGAAGTAATTATGCAGGATCAGTGGCTTCTGCACCAACAAGGTAAAATTACAGAGCTCCTtttctgtatgtgtttctttgtttatgcaGTATTTTGCTCTTACACCACAAGCATcacgttttgtttttatttcaactGTGTGTTCATACATAGCTTAATAGCATTgtaattttattgattttgttctttattttttcttttacatgagCTGCACTAATTATCCACTTATATAAGCTGGTACTGTTCAGCCCTAAATTCTAGGTTCCACATTAAGATTTATCAACATTTCTTAAATAGATTTTTGTAACACAGCATCATACCATGGCTTCATTTAAAAACACAGACCCCTGGGTGGCAGTCTGACAGAGGCAGAGAGCATGGAGAGTATAAGCTCAAGCGCCTCGAGTATAGCTGCACAGATCCAGCACGCTCGAGCCACCAGCCTCACACAAGCCCGCCTCATGATGCACCAACGGGAAATGTCCTCATCACCCTCCCCTAGGCTCGCTCGCTCCAATAGTGTTAGGTAAACACCATTTATATTTGTGAAATATGTTCCCGTGTCTGGATTTAACTATATTTCAAAATTATGCAAGTTGTCTGGATTTATATTGGCTACATGTTTTCGGTATTTAGCCTTTGGCATTTTATCTTTGGAGGTCAGAGATTGGTGAAGGGCACGTTTAGACGGCTGCTATTCCTACTGCCATATTATTGTCCCTGAAATTTGTTACTGTTTGTCTGCTCATTTATGGTgacttgtctttcttcttttgcaCTGCTTAAAAGTTTGATAGTTGTAcaaaatgtgtgtatttttatatcttGGGTATGCATGGATTGATGGGTCTGACTGAGAATATAGGAATAGGTAAATGTAAGAGTGGAAAATACAAATGAAGATGAATGACACACATAAAAATGTATTGGTATCCAGTAACAATGGTCACTTCATCATagtattgtttattctgttcatAATCACGAATGCACTGTTTTTAGAAATGTGGTTTCAATTTCAAATTAATATAGATTTTAATCATAAATCATGATATTTTAAAAGAAAACATGTTGAACATAAAAAGCTtattgataagaaatgataattttACCTTTAAAAAGCAGGGCTATTTTGGTCTGTTTTTATACCCAATGAATTAGGAAACCCAAATTATATAgtgaagaatttaaagaaaggcCTGTAGTATGATTTATAAACCTTGTTTATAAATGATTGTGAAATcagttatttttaaaattattttagttCTCCCCAGCATGAGAACCTTAATTTCATGTTTCCTATGGTTGGATACCAGTATGAGAATATCCAAAATTGGGTTATCAAAATCCTGCTATGGTTTTGAGATTTAGAggaactggattttttttttctaatgtttaaCATTAACTGAATTTTATCCCCATCCACAGCCATCTTATTGAACGGACCTTCCCTAGGTATGGTTATGTAGCACTTATCATTAGCATGACATGATCATACCACAGAATATCATTATCCTGCTCAAATATCGACCAAGTAGGCTTTTGAATGGCATATTACTAGTTGACATTCTCATTGCCTGAAATCTGTAACATTTCATTCGTTTTTACCACCTAATCAACTCAAGTGGTATTCCTGAAAATCAGATCATTGTTTAGTCATGGAAGGAACTACAGTGATTTGAGCATGTATAAGAGAATATACTTATACAATATTATACGGTTGTGTACTCACTTTACACAGCCTTGCATCACTTTTATGTTGATAGCATCATGAGCATGCCAATGCAAATATGATTATTAATGCATCTTTCTGTACTGATGGAACTTTTTAAGAATGAAGCTAGTAATGTTCAGCTTTTATTTactgccatacacaggggttttaTAAGTATTATGCTCTATTCATGTTGGTCTTGGATTGTTGATAagtaagagaaagcaaaaaatacatttttatgaTGATCAGAGCCCAGAGTCTGTAAAATcccctttaaaaaaagtaaaatacttTAGTAAGTGAGTGAGGATGTCTTAAAGTTGCAAGATAGTTATGGTTATAATAAATGATTCTATGTAGTGGAAACTTACATGCATTTTGATTCAGGTGTACCAAAATCAAATCCAAGTTTTTCCAAAATTTTAATTTACATTTCCTCCACCAGATCTACAAAGTCTGAGAAACTGTACAGTAGTAGTATGGGAGGTCGAGATGGCTACCATGCCTCACAGCCTACCAGTCCAACACCACCAGGAGGCACCAGGCTACCTATATCTCCCTTGAACACTGTTCGAGGCTCCCCATATTATTCAACTGTGATCCCTAGAACTTCAAAGGATGATGAATGTaagttcttttattattatagtggATCTTGGATATTTTATAATTAGCTGCAAATTTGATGTCATGTATTCTCACAGCTATATTAGCTCTGATAAAATCATtccatatttcttctctttcaggTCAtggatcttcattatcattggtgtcctcctcatcatcactgtaCAGCTCACAGGAGGAAAAGCAAGCTGCAGAGATTAGGAAGCTGAGGAAAGAATTGGCTGAAGCACAAGAGAAAGTTGGAACTCTGAGTAACCAACTTAGTACTAATGTAAGCTCCATTTAGTGAAATTTTAGTTGCTTACATGTAGAGGTATTTTGTAGAATCACATGCGAATTgaacatttttattttaaattttaaccttttttctgtaattccttgtttttttggttttttggtttttgttcagAAATCAGTCTTTTTGCTTGGGAAGAGCTATATCCAATTTAAAGTATTAAAAAGCAACCAGCCAAGCAAATACTAAAAGATTTCTCTTTCCAGAACTCAGTTTTCAACCTGAAGAATACGGTAAATATCAGTAGAGTTTGTAAATGGTTGCAtctaaaacagataaacaagaatTAAAAAGAGTTTATCCCATAGGGAATGCTTTGGCTGGTTGTTGAATATCAGTAATTTCAAGTATtacaatagatatgtatatgtatatatatattttttcttttatccacaGGCCCATGTAGTTGCTGCCTTTGAGCAATCTCTCACCAACATGACAAACAGATTGCAACAGCTTACAGCAACATCAGAGCAAAaggtaatgaaatgaaaaataaataaataaaatgtgtttTATGCAATCAGTCCCACAAGTGTCATGGAACAAAAATCTGATTAATGTGCAATTAAGCTATTTTACAAATACTACTCTCTTGGTATCATTTAATGAAATAGAAATGGTGGTAAAATTTCTTTTTGTGGAATTATTTAGCTGTGCATACTTTTCAGTATGAACACACCCACtagcacatacttacacataaacatatatagatatatttacacatacacacatgcaaatgcacacaaacacccacatatacatactggtatgtatacatacacgattTTGCTTATCTTTGATATATTGCTTGAATCTTGATCACTAATTAGAGTTTATGTAGAGGGTGTATTGGACTCTTGGATAATAACATTCTACAAATAATCCCTATGTTTTTTTCAGGATTCGGAGGTCATGGAGTTGCGTAAAACCATTGAGGCCCTGCGTCAACAAAGTGTAGACGCTGGTCTTACCGTAGCCTGTCTCCAAAGTACGTCCCCcggccaccaccagcaccaccaccaccaccaccactcccccccttcccctgccaggcACCAACACACCCATCTCTCTCCCAACATTGCCTCGTGTTCTGTGCTCAATGTCACCTCAGGCAGTCGTTCCAGTTCACCAGAAAAATCAGGGCATGACCTTGCGCGCAGGCACACCTTCACGGGGAATTGTAAAGACCTTGTAGTGTGTGAATTCACTGAAGCTGGTGAGACTTCTTCACCTTTTGACAAGCAAGCAGgcttttcttctctacttcaaGGCTCATGCCAGTCTTTTGGCTAAGCTGACTTGTAATGGCAGACCAGACTTGTGGGAGTCTATAGTTTACCAGTAAAGACAGAGTATGCATACTAGGTGAACCAAATGCCAGTCAGGTGTTTGATTGGGCTTAGGTAACATGGGTTTAGACTACAATTCCCTCCCTGCCACccgcctaccccaccccctcctccttgccccaaCTCTATTAACCAAGACTGTTAATTCCATTTTTAAATGTTTCCCTTTTGATCTACGTGTATTAATGTGTCCCAACCCCTTTATTTATTATCAGTGTTTGCACTTGTTTAGTTCAGATTTTTTAAATGTTGTTTCCAATGATTTGTtttaaataatgacaattaagacaaagatttttaaaagaaattatttaaTGCTAACAAACTTTAACTCCACCAATTCTACATTTCTTATGCATGAGTGATTTCTGACTTTGTCTTCTCTGTCCAAGCTTGCTGCCtgttggttttattttgttttgtggatATTCTTTGCCAGAGTTTCATGTTTCTGTGGATTATGAACTTTTGCACATTTTAAACATTTTGAGCACAAGATAACCTTCTGGAGTATAAAAAATGGATGaatgttttttttgtcttatctatGCAACCATGTTAAAgtaaatattgttgattattttaAATCTTAAACTTTCGAACCATATTCATCTTTAGACTGACATACTTCTCAAATTATGAGATTTACCTAAATTAGAACAGTCTGGAAACTGATTACTTTACTATTTGATGTGTTACTAAATCCTTTATAATATGCATTGATTTAGTTTAGTATATTATTGACTaatcatattatttatttgtggAGAAATAAATAACACTTTTTATGTAgtgtatgtaattattttttttcataattttctaatTGATGAATATTGATTAGTCAtcagtgttatttatttatttgttaatgttattctttctttAACATTCATCTATTTTAGAAATCCCTTTTCCTTGGTGTATTTGTACAGCTCTTATAGTTAAGCCCATGATTTATCTTCCTTAActaattacgattattatttgtGAACAGGTGGTAAACTAGTACGAGGAACATCAGTGGAGTCTGTGTCAAGTCTGTCCTCTGCATGCTCAGCTGCATCACACACATCCATGCAAGATAAAAGTGATGGATCAAAGTCTGGAAAGAAGAAAGGTTGGGTAAGTATTGCTGAGAGATGTTGCTtagtatatattagaaaaaagtatccttgatagaaaaaaaattaagaaatgaagATGCTAATGATCTGCTTTTATTTTCTGTAGCTACGAAGCTCATTTAGCAAAGCCTTCTCCCGAGGGCACAAGAAGAGCAAACATGGCGTTGGTGGAGGGTCAGTCTCTGATGTGGAAGGCTGGGAACGAGGAGAATGTTctgctccttcatctcctctcctccagcGAGCAAATGGTGGAACAAGTGACCCAGAGTGTCAGTCCACAACTGGGTAAGGATGATATCCTTGGATATAAATTGTTGACTCATTTGTTTCTGTAGGATTTTAAGTACACTGGAAATGCACCAAAAATAAGTTATTGATTGTCATGATTTTACAAAGAATTTTTTCTCATTCTAGAACCTTTGGTAAcaacaaggaagaggaagtggagtcaCTGAAGATTCAGTTGCGAGAAAAAGACATGGCTCTTACCGACATTCGACTTGAAGCCTTATCTTCAGCTCACCAGCTGGAATCCCTCAAGGAAACCATAAGCAAAATGCGCTCTGAAATGGTGTCGCTAAAGCAAGACAATGATAGACTGGCGAGGATGGTATCCTCAAAGTCCTTGAACTCCTCACAGAGTTCGCTTCCTGTGTCAGATTCAATAGAACAAAGATTAAGTCTTGGTGGTGATGAAATGACAATGCCAGACTCAACAGATGTGATTTTAATTGACCCTAGTGATAAGGATGGAAAACGAGTCAGTATTACTGTCTTCATGGGATGCCATGgagattatgataaatatatgaatccAGCTGATGGTGTGTCATTTAGTGAGTGTATTATTGGAGCTATATCTGTAAGTGGGAAAACCAAGTGGGATATGTTAGACAATCTTGTGAAACGCATTTTTAAGGAATACATCCTGAGAGTCGACCCCGTCTCCAACCTGGGACTTAGTGCTGAGTCTATTTTCTCATACCACATTGGAGAGATTGCCAGGGGACGTGATGCAGACTCACCGGAGTTACTCCCTTGTGGATATTTAGTGGGAGAAGTGACAAACATCAAGATTACTCTCAAAGGAGCCACTTTGAATCATGTGGATGCTCTTGCATTTGAAACTTTGATTCCAAAGTCCATTGTCCAAAGATACATGTCTCTCTTGACTGAACACCGGAGGATTATTTTGTGTGGTCCTTCAGGCACAGGAAAGACATACTTGGCCCAGAAGTTAGCAGAATATCTAGTAACTCGAATGGGAAAAGACCCATCACCTGGTTATATTGCAACCTTCAAGTAAGTAAAAATTCTTAGGACTTGACAGCTAGCAGACATGTATGCaacagtagtagaagaaaaaaattaaattagatATAGGTATATTACAAGATGTTTTTGGTATTTCTTTTCTAATATAACATTCTTTTAACAGTGTTGACCACAAGACAGGAAAAGACCTTGGAGCCTACCTCTCTCACATAAGTGAACAATGTGAGAGTAATACTTCAGATCTGCCTTTGGTCATCATTTTAGATAACTTGCACCATGCAGGAGCCTTAACTGATGTATTCAATGGGTTCCTTAGTGCAAAGTACAGCCATTGTCCTTATATTATTGGAACAATGAACCAAACTACATCATGTTCAACAACTAACTTACAGTTGCACCATAACTTTAGGTATGTGCTAAAAATTTTCAGTCCGTGCAATAATATCAAAGTTCTGTAATGTATAAGGTATGTtgattatctttctttgtttttagtaTGAACAAGTCTTATAACTTCCTTCAAATAATTACAGATGGGTTTTGATGGCCAATCACATGGAGCCTGTCAAAGGCTTAGTGGGAAGAGTAGCTCGAAGGAGATTGACACAGGTTGAAGTGGAAGCTGGTTCAAGATTACCCCGGCTTCAGCAAGTGCTGGATTGGCTCCCAAGATGCTGGAGTCACATCAACAAATTCTTGGAGACTCATTCATCTTCAGATGTTACTATTGGTAAGACATTTCTTACATTTGCTTTTACTTTGGCATCATatatttttcaaatgttttttcctttcctcatatAGAATCTGTACcaatattagttttatttatttcattttattacttaCTTTAATGACATGAGCAAGAATTATAATTCAACTTTATTTTTAGGTCCTCGCTTGTTTTTGTCTTGTCCTGGAAGTCTGGAGGATTCCCAGGTGTGGTTTACTGACCTGTGGAACTATTCCCTTGTGCCCTACCTTGTTGAAGCTGTGAGGGAAGGACTCCAGTTGTATGGAAAGAGAGCAACCTGGGAGGTAAGATATTATGGATTTTAAGGATTGATGTTAAAATGCTTTATTTGATGAATGTATTACAGGCTCCTGGTGTAACTAGTACCAACAAatgcctttttcccttttcaagGATCCTAGTACCTGGATTACCGAAACTTACCCGTGGCCACCAAGCAATCATGCAGGCCCACAGGCTCTTTTGTCTTTGCGCCCTGAGGATGTAGGGTATGATGCCCTGGCTCCCACAGTGGCTCCTGCAGCACAGGATAAGTTCAAGAGTGATAACCAAGGAGAGAATGATCCATTGGTAAGTTGCTTTGATTTAGTACTGAGTTGTCAGTATGAGATACTTTACTACAGATTTTTTTCTCAACTTCACTTTACAATGacaacaacattattatcattattttttttttcagttgagTATGCTGATGAGACTACAAGAAGCTGCCAACTACTCTAGTCCTCAGCAGGACTCTGATACTCCTTCACTAGAGAACATTGAAAACACACTGGAGTCCACCATCTAAACAGATGGTATTGCCTTAATTAAAGAAATAGTGTTAACTGGAACTTTCTTAAATGTCACACTTTCAAGATACATTTGATTATGAAtaggatgtaatatatatatattagtattgtgATAAAGTTGATAGGGCATTGACGGAGATGACACATTATATATGATTGCCTCAGAACTTTAAAAAGTCACGGGTAATGTTTGGGATCTAGTCACATCTGGTAGCTTTCTATCAGGAATGAGGAAGTAAAGGAGGCCCATTTTCTGACTGACCAAGACAAGACATAATTCTCAAAATAATAGGATTTTTTTCCCATATATTTGACAGACAGTGTTTGTAACAGACAAACCCAAGCCAGAGTTGAAATATACAACTAGTTTCATGATTCTGTAAATTTTGTCATTTATAGAAAGGTGTTTATGATCTCTCAtaataatgctatatatatagcATCCTTGAGCTGTATCTTGTCAATTAAAAACTTAGTTTAAAGTAGCCTGCATTTGGTACTAGTGTCCACTCAGTTTGAGTATAGAGCATGGCATGGTTCCTACTCTGTACATTGTTGACATCTGTGTGATGCGACAAATCATTTTGACCTCATGTGAGTGTCAACATGATTCATTGTCTGTCATCATTCATATTCTTGTATGAATCATAAGGTAGCTCAAactatgttttaatatatatacacacatatatattatatatatataacacatatatacactcttaTATACAAGAACATACCcatttatgtatacacgcacacacttacatattgcTCTATGTTTGTGCTGATGTTTATATAGTCTGTCCAGTTGgacattttattttataattgctAATATTTCAGagctatatatgaatttattatgCACAAATATATTTGTGGAGGAATAGAACTTCCATGGTATGGTTCTTCCAAAGTGTCTAAATAATAGTGTAAATAATTCTGGGTCTGAAAAAGTGGCTGGAAGCTTTAATGTGGTGTATTATGATGTGTTGTTTGTGGTACCATCATGTCTTTAACTGTGCTTATTAATGCTGTAAAGCTAATATGCAGCAAATCTATATTGTTTAGCCTTCAGAGGTACAGCAGTGGCTGTCTGAGGCCATATTTtctgtatataatgtattttgtaCACTTTAATTTTAAACCAAAGCCAAGCATACCAGTGTCCTTAGCTTTTGTGCCTGTGGGCTAAGACAGCAGTAGT
Coding sequences:
- the LOC113812565 gene encoding protein sickie isoform X6; this translates as MAPMFCTKLFNWKPKGKKDGGPRPHLDTVFPEPQDEGEACPYWTHVACNPPPPPPSRPHTPTHARTQPTPPPLPPHHPGSPVHHQPQPRSPATHRRAHARNHLPYGYSSTYNSPYQSPHQSPGPNSPVNHSPHHFTPIHHSPAHCSPAHCSPVHPNQGYNSPVHVNQGYNSPVHVNQGYNSPVHVNQGYNSPIRQSPIHTNQGCNSPAHQSPVHHSSGYNSPVHVNQGYNSPIHPTPVHPSPVYPSQNYNNTMHHRGYILESNYCQPLPPPPPQRPPPPIPGTEGSQLKTVASASSSRSTSPANGSASFIPQPRSHSGRASLNEKHSKTGGTSNLVKSNLRGPATQTAHNASGNHALASPYHATSAPPAKQKDSMLDKFKLFNHKEKEARNKTTSKSSSGVSKRTSSSSGFSSARSERSDSSTSLCSDAKPPPLPPHQSLPVSTSSSSSDQTSHAEAQQGGAPPASTKPQGLRGIRSKFSKSAGKEGKESPKASRKDKEREEREGSRGSPRGGHKTHRDPRGESRDRSAKKGDKLTLELDGGSRPQRPQCPLPANAEKDSRPPAPGPRPETAGHAASESDQPPALPPKEKDHKEHSHSSHQDQAPAMQQQTVVTTPGSPLPPGTPGTGIPKPTAHVKGQTKVVPPERSAPPTPTASPNVNTSHQAKDYNKMVRPAGTPSTPKIGGSSAPRTAGTPSGGEANAAQECRDPKGSLPRQKQLGRREDSATGISVAMVSPMPNPREKDMVTPSESGSNISESSQSNSGHSNSTSSGNSSVIYKPTSSEDDSVSDLKTHMRKVEEKAEGEEGDEVILNIKPMQPLVRASQYGYMRGLGLHQTRTVPPSLHVSRLAALQDNANTVPQKGMRIGPHLKRPPGPNQVIDTDYSDLESVDLANGYMSDGDVLRNVGYKSGNSSDLDGYLSEGGASLYAHRLNQRFKEGMRQVHESMNKVQHFIHDDSNGTENDMEVSSLSPSTTSSEPRHFDEDDYLDRDLSEDKKEGEEEEEDDIFSDECKPRPPPREESGTRRRFDDSSSLSSGVSDTLNEMSAEDVLSSSLSSDHPAYVKQGRSMKEVGLKLPVGLSGSSSRKVAMGVDPSGVYKVVSSRAHVKKTESAQQTDNSAFKQISNTQWKKYVENGKGSLERSARDLQRGIDPSSGSSRKVDHKKSNLGSPQTGVPSSPGLNGSSGVSGSASGGSRKVDKKGTSGEKRREGERSSRDKSAVAMSPQVNGESKKIQNPKTAPSNFGYNGKRTTSTGSVSSTGSGKGSKSVKEVDSAGGSSSRHDSSSHSLERPRTKLKVSGGTQTTSDLHYMSTGVHSDSEYSSGSLGRKYQLKSYSLNGPVAAQLSQSVRERIMQSPYGKIHVGEYGQYPPAYYRERSPRIKPTDGSLSDSPYSNYAEIQYSGSPYSSPYSWVSRSNYAGSVASAPTRPLGGSLTEAESMESISSSASSIAAQIQHARATSLTQARLMMHQREMSSSPSPRLARSNSVSHLIERTFPRSTKSEKLYSSSMGGRDGYHASQPTSPTPPGGTRLPISPLNTVRGSPYYSTVIPRTSKDDECHGSSLSLVSSSSSLYSSQEEKQAAEIRKLRKELAEAQEKVGTLSNQLSTNAHVVAAFEQSLTNMTNRLQQLTATSEQKDSEVMELRKTIEALRQQSVDAGLTVACLQSTSPGHHQHHHHHHHSPPSPARHQHTHLSPNIASCSVLNVTSGSRSSSPEKSGHDLARRHTFTGNCKDLVVCEFTEAGGKLVRGTSVESVSSLSSACSAASHTSMQDKSDGSKSGKKKGWLRSSFSKAFSRGHKKSKHGVGGGSVSDVEGWERGECSAPSSPLLQRANGGTSDPECQSTTGTFGNNKEEEVESLKIQLREKDMALTDIRLEALSSAHQLESLKETISKMRSEMVSLKQDNDRLARMVSSKSLNSSQSSLPVSDSIEQRLSLGGDEMTMPDSTDVILIDPSDKDGKRVSITVFMGCHGDYDKYMNPADGVSFSECIIGAISVSGKTKWDMLDNLVKRIFKEYILRVDPVSNLGLSAESIFSYHIGEIARGRDADSPELLPCGYLVGEVTNIKITLKGATLNHVDALAFETLIPKSIVQRYMSLLTEHRRIILCGPSGTGKTYLAQKLAEYLVTRMGKDPSPGYIATFNVDHKTGKDLGAYLSHISEQCESNTSDLPLVIILDNLHHAGALTDVFNGFLSAKYSHCPYIIGTMNQTTSCSTTNLQLHHNFRWVLMANHMEPVKGLVGRVARRRLTQVEVEAGSRLPRLQQVLDWLPRCWSHINKFLETHSSSDVTIGPRLFLSCPGSLEDSQVWFTDLWNYSLVPYLVEAVREGLQLYGKRATWEDPSTWITETYPWPPSNHAGPQALLSLRPEDVGYDALAPTVAPAAQDKFKSDNQGENDPLLSMLMRLQEAANYSSPQQDSDTPSLENIENTLESTI